In the Candidatus Obscuribacterales bacterium genome, TTTCAAACCATTGCAGTGCGGAGGAGTTGCCAGTAGGAATGGAATAGGTCATGGGAGGCATTTTCACCAAGGATGTAATGGCATTTTAGCGAAAATGATCGGACAGTAATTTTTCATTGTGTAAACAGCGGCTCTGGTTCAGGGCTGGTGAGGAGCTTTGGATTGGTTGGAATGCGGTAGGGGTTATCTGTGGGTTGCGCATCCAGAGAACAGATCCCCGACTTCTATCATTTGCTCCACGAATTATTTGCGATGCCTGTAGAAGAAGTCGGGGATCTAAAGGCTCTTCTCCTTTTCCCACACATACTTGCGGCACACCTCACAAGCTTCCCGCGCCAACTCATCCCTCGGCGGATTAAAGACCGGATGATGACGCAACCGATTGCAACACACCGCCAGAGCCTGCTGCCAATTGCCCCCTCGCCACAGCCTGATGCTTCTGTCAGAGCTTCCAGAAACGATATACCGACCATCAGGGCTAAATCCCACTGACCAGATCCAATCCTCATGACCTTGAAAGGGTTGACCGATTTGATTTCCCTCTAAGTCCCACAGTCGGATAGTGCTGTCATCGCTGCCAGAGACGATGCGCTGACCATCGGGGCTAAATCTCACTGACCTAATCCTATCTTTATGGCCTTGAAAAGGTTGGCCGACTTGATTCCCCTCTAAGTCCCACAGTCGGATAGTGCTGTCATCGCTGCCAGAGACGATGTACTGACTATCAGGGCTAAATTCCACTGACAATACCCTATCGTCATGGCCTTGAAAGGGTTGGCCGACTTGATACCCTTCTAAGTCCCACATTCTCACTGTTCTATCAGAGCTGCCAGAGACGATGCGTTGACCATCGGGGCTAACTCCAACTGACCTAATCCTATCCTCATGACCCTGAAAGGGTTGACCGATTTGGTTTCCCTCTAAGTCCCACAGCCTCACTGTTCTGTCAGAGCTGCCGGAGACAATGTACTGATTATTGGGGCTAAATCCTACTGACCAGACTTTATCTTCATGGCCTTGAAAGGGTCGACCAATTTGATTTCCCTCTAAGTCCCACAGTCGAAGAGTACTGTCAGAGCTGCCGGAGACGATGTGCTGACCATCAGGGCTAAACCCCGCTGACCTGACCCAATCCTCATGGCCTTG is a window encoding:
- a CDS encoding WD40 repeat domain-containing protein; protein product: WVRSVGFSPDGQHIVSGSDDRTVRLWDLEGNQIGQPFQGHEDRVWSVGFSPDGQHIVSGSDDRTVRLWDLEGNQIGNAFQGHKDWVLSAGFSPDGQHIVSGSSDSTIRLWDLEGNQIGQPFQGHEDWVRSAGFSPDGQHIVSGSSDSTLRLWDLEGNQIGRPFQGHEDKVWSVGFSPNNQYIVSGSSDRTVRLWDLEGNQIGQPFQGHEDRIRSVGVSPDGQRIVSGSSDRTVRMWDLEGYQVGQPFQGHDDRVLSVEFSPDSQYIVSGSDDSTIRLWDLEGNQVGQPFQGHKDRIRSVRFSPDGQRIVSGSDDSTIRLWDLEGNQIGQPFQGHEDWIWSVGFSPDGRYIVSGSSDRSIRLWRGGNWQQALAVCCNRLRHHPVFNPPRDELAREACEVCRKYVWEKEKSL